The DNA window TCAGTCGAGAAATTTAATCAAGCTACAGGATTTCTGCGACTGAGTTCCAAATGTTACCAAGATATCAAGCTTTCCAAACTGTTTGATGAAATCAGCCAGGGAAGCAACACTAGCAGGGTCCATCACATCAAGTTGATGAAAAACCACATTAGAGAGTCCAGACCCTTTGAGCTTCTCCACAGCTTCAACacccctcttctcatctctagcTGTCAACACCACTATAAAGCCAATTGTGGCTAACTGGTGACATATCTCCAATCCAATCCCTTTATTGGCTCCTGTAACGACTACCAATCTGCAAAACAGAGCAGTAGAATTATTTTAGATCATTTGGTTGAAACCCTAATGGGTTACACAAGATTTAAGAAAGAAGAGCTAAAATTACTTCTTTGCTGCAGAATCTATGTTGGTGTCTGGCATTTTGGATGATGAGTGAGTGCTCTATCCGGATGAAGTCGAGTATTATCCTTTcatattttataaattaatttacGACACCACCCCTGAAGAATGTCATTACTATACGAACATCCCTTCTGTTTCactaaattagactcagactccTACCGTAAGTCATGATTAAAAAATATACcctatatgctgatgtcagcattaatattttattttaaataccaaaatactctcattaaatataaaatacctaaaatacccttataatagTTCCTATTACTTTCACCCAAATCCATAGATATAGGTTTGGTCCCATTCCATGACCACATTCCACTGGCGATCATTCAGAGCAGCAGCGACAGACGGCAACTAGGAGAAACCCCTTTGTGCTTGAATCGTGAGGGTGGTCTGGAGGTGCCATCGTCGAGGGTGGTCTGGGAGCAGGTAACGATGAAGTAGCCGGCCAAGAAGCTTAGGATTCAGTCCAACATCACTGGagcatttgggttttgggtgggCAAATGAAGGGAGATCTCCGAAGGAGAGACCTGTGCCCTAGCACCGGCCTCAGCGATGATCTCCAGAAGGTCGAGGTGGCGGCAGATTTCAACACCATGGGCAGCACCGAGAAGCTAGCCTATTGCATCACATACAAAAGAACGAATAAAACCTGAATGCACAACAATACTTAGACACCGAACTCAACCAATCTCATCCGACCACCGAAAACTCTTACAAGTTCCAATTAACGCTACTCTCGACAAAAAAAATCTCTCCGAATCAGCGAATTGTAGCAAAATCAGGGTGAATCAGATTATGACACCCTAGCAAATCCCCAGAAAAAGCCTAGTATTTGTGCAAGAAGTGAGATCTCGTGGAAGTTCAGTTGAGATGAAAATTTGATGCGCAAACATTCTCAGATCGAATGGGTGGATGCTTTCGATGAGAGCTTCAACAACACGACTGAGtcttgagagagagaaggagaagaaatattcaaaggaggaaaagagaaCAATCGGGGAAGAAGTTAGAAGAGAGAGACATGAGAGAAGCGGGGGAAGAAAGTTATTTTGTACAgaaaatctttgggatgacattcttcagaatgataattcttaatttttgaagTTGTTGGTTTCACTAGGATGATCTTCATAAGTGAGTAtcatatttttcatgaataattaTATTACAAATGATgtattccaaatctgagtttacctcaataCTTAAACTCAatttgagcaacatttttaTCATCTAgtataaaaagagaaagcagaaagacgttctctacggaagctaatatctcaacccgtgagaaacatgtactagccttaaggcaaccaaacgactttcagaaagaaacataattcagaagaatatctatcaaaagattaaaattcatatccgatacatacaccatttgatttaccaaaccaaacaccccctaaagaaatgagagacagagagaggaaAGTGTGTCCCAACTAATTgacagaaacaaaatcaatgTATCCCTTCCCTGGTATCCTGTCCGGACTCCTGAGCTTATAGTTTATATAGAATGGGAAATTTACAGCGACATCGACATTGAAGGCAACAATGGTGTCTTTGACCTCAACGATGATGACTCTGATGGCAAGACCGTGGGTGGTGACGAAGGAGGCGACGGACAGAGTGGGATAAGTTAGGGATAGCCGCGGTGTGAATGAGGTAAATTAACCATCATACCAAAGAGGATAACTGTTATGCTTATGAGCAGTGATGAAGAACGCCGCCGACGGTGGCGCTGTGCCGCTGGTTTGCGTCTCTCTCTCTCNGGGAGCCAGCAGGgtttaaaaaaaactattgggTACATACCTTTTGAGCACAATGGTCAAAGAGGAATACACCAGTTTCTCAGTCTCACTTGTCCTCATTTTACGGTTGTCATATAAGCTGGTGTCAATGCTAAGAGCTGGGTTTTTATCCATTTTCATGGTTTCAAGATCCCAAACTGGATCTTCCTGGGTTCAAACAGAGAGCTTGAGCCTTGACTTTGGCATGATCCTTACAACGGATTGTCTGATCCTGTCAATGGATAGCTTTTACACATGCCAATCGCGATTAAGTGTTCACACAGACTAATCAAAGTTACCCTAGTCCTTGAGACCATAGTCATTTTTGCTTGTTAAAAATGCACTAACCATCCGGAGTCCTGCATAATAAATTCTTTTCCCAACTATGTGGGTTAGCCACATATGATTCTGTTTCCCTATAACCTTCCCccctataaaagaaaaattgatcaTTATTAAATCTAATATGGATGCTAAAACTATTTTAATTGACCTTAAATGAATGCTCTATTTCAGAATGTCACCGACACATGGGCCAAAGAGGTGCTAAGCAATGAGGATGGTCTCACAGAAGAAAGAGTGGACAATGTGTTGAACAAGTTTCTAAACGATTTCAAGGAAAGCCAAGGCTGGCCTGCTTACTCAATGTCCAAAACAGCTATGAATGCCTACACAAGGATTTTGGCAAGGAAGTTCCCCAAATTTCGTATAAATTGTGTCTGCCCTGGTTATGTCAAAACTGACATCAACTATCACTCTGGGATCATTACTGTTGAAGAAGGTGCAGCTGGTCCTGTGAAGTTGGCTTTGTTGCCAGATGATGGCCCTTCtggccttttcttttttcagaagGAAGTATCGACCTTTTAATTACAGATGGCCATAGTTCATCTTcctgagagagaaaagagatggaGTTACCTTCTTGTCGCCGTACATCTCTTTGTTCCTTCTATGTATTGAACATCTTTCTtttaataaggaaataaagtaaGCTGCAATTGGTAATAGAACaatataattttgaatttcatttgttactgaaattagattAGTTTGagtataaaagaaaaagaaataagattaGGTTGCTTAGCCAGATTAGTTTCAGAAGTAGAGAATCTCCATGCAGACTATATAATCATCATTCaaatcatctttattttctcaaaTATGCTTTAATTTTGATTATCTTCCCTCGATTTAGAGTTATGAATTTGGCTTATCTTTGATTTGACCAAACAAAGGCTCTTTTCTTTCTAATGTATACaagtaaataaattaattaattaattaagctCAAGATACATCATATTCTcacagcagaaaaaaaaagaaaaaggaagcacACATCAATTAAAAGCAAATAATTTCGACCGAAATACATACACTCCCTTCTAGCTAACATCAAAGTAATTCATTTGCTAAAGAATTGTAAGATCACAAAAACTCCACCATACCGAGAAATTCCAGGATGTAAAGCATGTCTAGTTCTCCTAACTAGATGATGTAGCTACCATGGTTCACTTGAACTGGCAAAGATCCAATATGTATAACAAGGATTTTAGTTCAACCATTGTTGAATTTGTAAAACTTCTGAATTAAGTGTAGACCAACACAATATGAACATGCAAGGCTTAGGAAGCACACTCCCATATGCCCAAAACAGTGGGATTATCAAAGAAGCATCcatcaaaaattacaaaagaaattaAGTAGGATTAACAGCAAAAGGATATGCACCAGAATTAAAATAACAAGTACAGAATATCTACCTCAAGCAGTTAATTACCAGCAGATGAGTCAATATACAATTAATGGATCGGCCTACTAACAGCCCCAGTCATGGTTGTGTCCTAACTACTGAGTCCAGAAACTAGTCCATTGTGGACACACAGAAAATATCCTTTAGCAATGACTGCATTACTTGCTTCCTAGACATTTCAGGGTGCTCAGGACAATTATCAGTTTCAAATGGGGAATTGATAGAAACGATAGTATGAATCAGTTGTaggagtaataataaaaatattcattatTATTGTTATCCTCCTCAGGTCTCTGGAACATGTTGTCAAAAATACAGAGCAGAAATAACAGCAATAAAAACATGGAGAAACtcctaaaaaaatacaaatgcaAGTCAAAAAGATGAATGGCAACACCGCACAGACTTAATCCATATTTTCCTTGTTTCCATGTCACACTTGCAGTCAGATTGGCAGCCAAGTTCATCTTTAACTCCAAAGTTAAGCATTTCAAAGctaacatgaaaattttaaagcaCACTGAATCACAGTACCTTGAACGAAACTACAAAAGGATTTCCTCACTTTATCTTGTTGGTTTATTAAATAACAGCATTGAGGAGAAGAATCCAACTTCTTCCCTGCCTTGCACACCTCCTCCATAGTccataccaaagaaaaaaataataaataaataaaggaataaCAGAAAGGTCCCATGGAGGCAGCTGCAATAGAAACAATGTGAAAATTGTTTAGAAGCAGTAAGACTATAGTCTCTAGACTGGTAGACCATTACCAAGAAGTATCCAACCTCTTCAGTTAATAAATCCCACAAGCCCTGCTATATTAATTCAATAGAAGTGGCAAAAGGAGATGTTTTACCTTATAATTCTCAGtgaaaacagaaaatcaaacaataataCTGTCTCAtagattcaaattttaaatctaTATAATCCCCCTTTTACTCTTCCAAATAGGATATATCCATGACATATTTACAACATACATTTCTATAAATTAGACAACTCATTTCTGACCTTCCTTCCCCAAGGTGATTCTCTGTGTTCAATCTTCTAGAACCCTCTTATCTTATAGATCAATGCTGCCAAGCACTAAACTTTTCCCCTCTTTGTATTCTTCCTTCCCCTTATACCTGGTTCTATACAAACAAATACCCCATGTTTATGATTCAATCTACAAGGTATTCTGCATGAAAGTAGAGCAAGAAACCTTTCACTCAGAAGCTCAAAACTCCAGAAAGCACATGCTCTACCTTGGATGCACAGattgaaaaaaattgtattgTTGATGCACAGGTTCATCAAATGTTTTACCTACCATAGTTGGGTCTCAATAACCAGAGCACAACTCTCACAGTCAAGTGCCCATACAGGGTGGAAATTAATAGAGGCTTGAAAGGAAATCTGATTACAGAAACAGTACACACAGAACACGATAGAATCAAAATTCGAACTCAAATTACAATTTATTCCGCATAATCCAATTGATTCTAAGCTGTAAACATATTAACATACctgaaaacaagagaaattGAATAGTTTCAAGTTCAATCCTCAGCAACGAAATGGGTTTGAAGTACAGGAAAGAAGGAACATAACAGAGCTGTAGATTGAAGAtgaatcaagaaaataaaaatggggaaaaaaataaataaataaacttggaCCACTTCTCTGTATCGTTCCAATTTTATCAGATGTCTCTTAAGAGAGAACATGCATCCGTGCCTACTATAATATTAAGTCGAAGCAATTTGTATGAATTAACGATATGAGATTATCTTACATGAGACGCTAAAACCATTCTTGGGATATGTGCTTTGTGGGCTGGATCTGGGCTCAATAATATGGGCTTGTTAAACATTGACATCGTATTTTGGGGGTGGCTTCCTGATGCAATGGTGATTGTACATAAGTTTCTCAAGGTTTCACAAAATAGAGGGTATTCTTAGGTTGTGCACCTAATTGTGTCATGGAAGGGTAATGTGATATTTTTAACCACTAGAGATCTTGGGAATGATTTTTCTTCGACATGTAAGCAAGGGAGCTCTATATTTTCCTATTCTCTAAAGTTTAGCCGCTttaccacattttttttttctgaaaaaacgAGTCAAgtaaaaaaacttgatttttcaaCTATGGTCACTAGTATGatttttaaaaatgattttgggATTAGTATTGATCTTGAGTCTTGACtgataccaatatcaatatggATTGAGCCGAGTAAGCCACATGATTTTGCCCTTAATTTTGATTTGGGCAAAAGAAGCTTGCCAATGGAGGCTAAGCGGAGGCATCTGGGTAGGGGGTAATGTGAATTTTTCGCACCCTCCTATCTCTAGGCATAGATCCTTCCAAGTAGGTGgggttcttttttccttttgatttaaaaattatttagtGGACTAATTTTGCAGCCAATTAGGATACCaacatttcataaaaaaaaaaagataactcattagttttttttttttttttttttttttttttgtcaaaaactGATGTTTTATCAACAAAATATCAGAAGAAGAGAAACTCCATGTTAGAGTAAAATTTTATTACAATCCCAACATTGTTGCCCACACCAACTAGACATTAAACGCCTCCGAACCTATCATAGCCCTCAAATATTGCCTTCGCGAATGGAAATTTAGCACATCTCTCCCCTTCCCAATGTTTCAATTTCAAAGTAATTGGAAAAATTGCTGAGATTTactagataaaaaaatataggaaagaggaaagaagaaagctAATTGGTTACGTGACCCCAGCACTAATGGGGGGGCCAATGAGGGGGgtgcacatgggcatcaacaggtgatggatttttttatttcaaagggGCGGAACAGTCTTTCATCCCTCTTTGTGTCTGGTCGCATGAGCCACCAACCAAGTAGcattattttcccaaaaaataaattacaatgCAAATATGATTGACTTTGTTTTGCTCCTGATTTTCTTGTAAACctacttgttttgtaattatttttttaatctagtAGAGCTAGGAAATTGTCCCCCTgttttttttctccatcaaGTTGAATAAATTGGGAATGATATCTGAAGATGACTATTGGTTGAGCTCTTTGTTCCTCGTCATCTACGTCGAGAATTCATTAACCACAAGAAAAGGGTTGTACAGGCTAGGCAAAGATAATAGGGGTTCCAACACTGCAAGTTCCACAGCCACTATCTCCAGTTACCCACTCTACTTGGTCGTTGGAGCCCCACTAAACACGTAGGTGGGGTGATTGGGGGTGAAAGTATCAAACGATTGTATTTTGACTGTTTCCACATATTGAAAGGTATCACATACATAGGGTTtgacattattttgattattatgtaATAATCAAACTCAATTTGAGTACATCTCTTACTATAAATAGGGATGTAAACAAATCAAATTTGGATCGGATGTGATTGGATCCAGATATTCCCTGACCGGATACGGGTACCCCTAAATGGATACGGATGCAAATCGAATTCGAATTTTCGACCATTTGTTTAGTCTCTAACTTGTGTAATCCAAACTTTCCTTCCCTTGTTGAATACAAAttgctcttaatccatctttctaagttgtcttagatcttttcctcattctctagaacatgtctaaatttcaaaaacccttaaaatcattaattgatcaTTTAATCCGATTGGATAATTGTTTTCCaaataatttggatttgaattcagaCACCCTAAACTTTGACCGAATACGTATACCCCTAAGCAGAGATGGTTTCgaatttaaattttgattggataattattttccgaataatttggatttgaattcagaTACCCTTTGACCAGATACATATACCCCTAAACAAATatggttttgaatttgaattttgactatccatttacatccctaaatATAAACATTGGCTGAGTAATTTAGTAATTTTAAAATTGTAACCGTGAttctgttttggttttaaagtttaaaccgttAATAAACTGTTTAAAAGCCGTTAAGCCGACCAACATATACGTAGTAAGTTTAAGCCAtttaatgttaagtttacatacatttcaatacAAAAATTTAAGTTTGCATTAaacaacaattaaaaaaaaaacataaaacaataaacaattcgATTCCATTTAATGTTataatttacatccatttcactaaaTATTTcaaaggtaaagaagttgtttggaaaataaaaaattaaaaaaaaatcgtttaaactgaaaccatttataaatagtttcgattttaatatataaaattatttattaaatgattcaattttgattttatctaAACAATTATTgtaccaaaccaaatcaaaccatctATAGATTAACACCTTAGATGTGActgaatgtaattttttggcTTTACTTTCTACCAAAGAAAATGTGTGTGGCTGGAGCTGGACCTTATTTAATTTTTACAGAtttttcaaacttcaaaattcATAATCCACAAATTCCATCCAGATATTTCCGACGGCCGCCCCCAATCAACTCGACTTCTCATTATCTCATTCACGTCATGCACGGCATGTAGACATGTTGGAATGTTTGTCCAGGTCCTCCCAACCGACGGTTGCAATGTTGGACACCCAACACATTGCGTCTACTTCACTTCTCTAGTCAAATCTCTTCCATTCCTTCATAATATAAATAGTATGAATTACTTACCTGCTGTACATCAGTGAATGTTTTAATACATAGAGTTCCCCGGATCActtattcttcatcatcatcatccaaaatgtctGCAACaaagaagtaattttttttattttgtgaaatCCATTTAAGGCCTCAACTAATTGATCTAACATAATTCTACTGCTATGTTGCAGATTGGCAGTTGTTACAGGATCCAATAAGGGGATTGGATTCGAGATATGTCGCCAGTTAGCCACTATTGGCATTACAGTGGTATTGACAgctagagatgagaagaggggtGTTGAAGCTGTGGAGAAGCTCAAAGGGTCTGGACTCTCTCATGTGGTTTTTCATCAGCTTGATGTGATGGACCCTGCTAGTATTGCTTCCCTGGCTGACTTCATCAAAACCCAGTTTGGAAAGCTTGATATCTTGGTAACATTTGGAACATAATCAATATATTTGCTCAATAGCTAGCTAGAACTCACTTGCAGAAATCCTGCATCTTGATTGATTTACTCTCTAGACTGACGTAGGTTGAACTTCATTGCAGGTGAACAATGCAGGAATTACTGGATTTATATTAGATGATGATGCTCAAAGGGCCCTGCAGGCAGTAGATGGTCCTGTAAGTCTCTACTTTACAATCAAAACCTGGCATTTATATCTTGACCTTCTGGGCTTCAGATTTCTTAAGTTATTTCACGTGTGATGCTTCAACATACTCTTTAGTTTTCTATCAAATTTAATCAACTACTTATATGCTTGATGATTGTAGATTCCAAACCAAACTCATGATTTGTAATAAATTGTTCCCAGAATGATCTTGGCATTTTAGAGTTCAATGgtgatctagagagagagagagagagacatctGTGTCATGAATCATGATAGTGTCTTAGCTAACAGAGGGCTAAACTTCACTTCcccaaaaattaatgaaaaatacTGAACTGTTTTTACTGATGCAGAATGAAGTTCGGATATCCAAATTCAATGAAGTAGCAAGACAGACCCATGAAACAGCCGAAGAATGTGTGCAAACAAACTACTATGGTACCAAAAGAGTGACTGAAGCACTTCTTCCCCTCCTTCAGCTATCTGATTCGCCAAGAATTGTTAATGTTTCATCAAGTGCAGGGAAGCTACGGGTATAGAGAAGCTATTCCTTTTGGTTTATTAATGGATTTTCAATTTCTCTAATATATTATCCATTCAGTTCAAATAAACTTTGTATTGAGATATAAGAGTTTTACTAACATAACCTAGAGGACATGGAAGAGCTTGAGCCTTTGACTTTGGCATGATCCTTACACTGGATTGTCTGATTTTTGTGTACCAATCTGGATTAAGTTTTAGCACAGACCATTCAAACTTACCTTAGTGACCATTTCACCTGTTAAAAATGCACCAACCCTCCGGAACTCCTACACACTCAATAAATCCTTTTCCCAACTATTTGGGTTTCATTATGCATGACTCTGTTTCCTTGTAACCTTTCTCCCTATAAAAGAAAAACTGATAACTATATCAGATactaaaaatatttgaattgatCTTAAAGGAATGTTCTGTTGCAGAATGTCACCGACGCATGGGCCAAAGAAGTGCTAAGTGATGAGGATGGCCTCACAGAAGAAAGAGTGGACGATGTGTTGAACAAGTTTCTAAAGGATTTCAAGGAAACCCAGGGCTGGCCTGCCTACACAATGTCCAAAGCAGCCATGAATGCCTACACAAGGATTCTGGCAAGGAAGTTCCCCAAATTTCGCATAAATTGTATCTGCCCTGGTTATGTTAAAACTGACATAAACTACAACACTGGGATGTATACTGTTGAAGAAGGTGCAGCAGGTCCTGTGAAGTTGGCTTTGTTGCTTGATGATGGCCCTTctggctttttcttttttcagaagGAAGTATCAACCTTTTAATCGTGCATGGCCGTAGTTCATCTTTTTGAGAGGGAAAGAGCTGGAGTTATCTTGTCATCCTCGTATatctctttgtttcttctctgtATTGAGCATCTTTCAgaagctttttctttttctttctaatgtATGTAACTAAATAAAGGGTTGATTTCATGGGTTCGTAGCACTCCAAAATCATACTAAGTAGATCACTATATCTTAATAAGATGGGCCATCCACAGACTCAGATGGCAGAGACAGTTCATGGCTATGACAGATTACACATTTGCTTGGCAGTACTTGTAGATatcgattcaattttgattccaaatgtgttagagcaaacaccaagataTACGAGAATAAATAAAActagatccgcacaacacatagagatttaacgaggttcacacaccaatgtggtgtgctatgtcctcgggcgaagaagaagatgtttcactatgcagaagagagattacatcaAAACAGTGGCAAGAAAattcgccctgaaaccctagctcgaaaaacccctaaaatacaatgactttctcaacaagacaacagtacattatatacttcaagtcgcgggtcgacccatcgggtggCAGTCAATCCAGTCAAACCACACCTCAGGAGCTACACCCACATACGAGATCAGTGTTGGGTTCCTTatcagcccaacccctctgcttccatcacagatctcagaaaaacttcccattttggtcaccaccaaaatatattgGAGTCAGTCAattttcaaaacgggtcaagaattcgagacaaacttaacaaaatgCACAATCCTTCCATGGGAGCTAGACCTACACACTGCCTGAGAGGAAAATTTACAAGAAAGGGGTTAACTGGAAAAGCCAAACCCGAGAATTAAATAGAAAATCTAGAAGCACAAGAAGCCAATGAATGGGCTTCCCTTACACACTCACGATCAATGTAAAGAATGAACAGAAGTACAGTCACTAGAATTAAACAGAAAATCTGAGAGAAAAATTTACAAGAAAGGGGTTAACTGGAAAAGCCAAACCCAAGAATTAAACAGAAAATCTAGAAGCGCAAGAAGCCAATGAATGGGCTTCCCTTACACACTCACGATCAATGTGAAGAATGAATAGAAGTACAGTCACAAAAACTATTTAAAACTATTTAAAACTATTTAAAGAATAACCTTGGAGTATCCTCCACAACAGATCTTGCTACTCAATAGAGTGATGCCTCAAAAACTATTTAAAACCATATGAATGgcgagagcggatcaggttctcatatgagaaccattcttgtacgGTCTGACCacatagatggaatccaccacaagGTTATTCTCGTACAAGAACCTAATCCACACTATGAATGAGCATAACATTTAACTGTTAAAGTC is part of the Macadamia integrifolia cultivar HAES 741 chromosome 9, SCU_Mint_v3, whole genome shotgun sequence genome and encodes:
- the LOC122088731 gene encoding salutaridine reductase-like, which encodes MSATKKLAVVTGSNKGIGFEICRQLATIGITVVLTARDEKRGVEAVEKLKGSGLSHVVFHQLDVMDPASIASLADFIKTQFGKLDILVNNAGITGFILDDDAQRALQAVDGPNEVRISKFNEVARQTHETAEECVQTNYYGTKRVTEALLPLLQLSDSPRIVNVSSSAGKLRNVTDAWAKEVLSDEDGLTEERVDDVLNKFLKDFKETQGWPAYTMSKAAMNAYTRILARKFPKFRINCICPGYVKTDINYNTGMYTVEEGAAGPVKLALLLDDGPSGFFFFQKEVSTF